The genomic stretch AAAGTTCAACATTAGTCATACTAATGAAACATTAATATGAGATGCATAGttttttgacttttttttctTCTGATGTTCTATGTTGTCATAGAATGAAGATGCACAGGTTACCACAGAAAATGAAAAAACCAAAGCTGAGGAAACTGCGAAACCTTTGGAGGATGCTAAAAGCAACGAACCAACGGTGAAACATGAATCTCCAAAGAAAGAGGAAAAGCTATATCAGGAGAGCAAGGTCAATGAGGCAGCTGAAAAACAAGAATATGCAGTGGTTGTTGATGAAGTATTTTCACTACAGAATCAAAGCACTGATCCAGACAAAGAGATTGTGAAGATCCAAATACCAGAAGTGGCTAAGAAAACATCAGAAGAAACTATAATCATTGAACCGGCAAAAGAAATAGTGGTAGAACGAATTCAAAATACTAATGCAGCCGAGGTAACATCCTTATTTCAAATTTCTCCAAAAAAGAATTGATTTGAGACGCCGTCTGTGGGAATCGAACCCACGACCACGTGGTTAAAAGCCACGCGCTCTACCAGCTGAGCTAAGACGGCTTGTTGAGCTATTTCTGTTTTCAAATTCTTGTCACGTTTCTTTATATTcattttcaagatttttaatttttctttatcATATTTATCTTTTCAGATCAGAATGGTGATAGTTTCTCAATTCACCATCTTATATTTtgtttaaaattttcaaaatacaATACCGTAGGAAAGTGCGCTTCCCGTGACCGGATCCGATTTTGGGACTCCAAAGTAATATATAGGAATTTAAGTTAAGCTTAATTTAACTTTACAAAATCAATTAGTAAAGCAAAGAATGCCCCCGTTTATAAACACACCTACTTAGTTTAAGATTGAACATCTGAAACGTAACCCGAGTGAGCTCCTAATGCGTGGTTTATTGGATCTTAGAAAGACTTTGGTATTGTACTATAATTTGGATTAGGCTTAATTCAACCAATAAAACTGATTTGTAAGGTGAAGATTACACCGCTTATAAACATATTTTCAATCATATTTCATCGAATATGTGACTCATTAGATAACAATCCTTGTTTTCATTCATCTCTATGGCTAACTATCACATGTATTATCACCTTGGTCTCTGATATCTTAGGATGAAGGCGCAAAGTTTTCCACAGAAAATGAAAAAACCAAAGCTGAGGAAACTGTGAAACAAGAAACATTTGAAGACAAGCAACCATTGGAGGATGCTAAAATCATCGAGCCAACGGTGAAACATGAGTCTCCAAAGAAAGAGGAGAAACTATCTCAGGAAACCAAAATCAATGAACCAGTTACAAAACAAGAATCTGCAGTTGTTACTAACGAGGAAAAACCTACATTGCAAAACCAAATCATTGATTCATCAACTGATGTGATCGTGAAGACAGTAACACCAGAAGAAGCTAAAATCAATGTACCAGTGGTGGAAGAAACAGCGGTGAAACAAAATCAAATTGCTATTCCACCTGAGGTAACTGTGATAAAGACAGGAACACCAGAAGCTGAGAAGGTTTCAGCAAAAACACAAAGCAATGAGTTGAATGAACCAATCAAACAAGAAAAATCATCTGAGACTATTCCTATTGAAGCTGTGGTAGTTTCTCCCCTTAACGAGAAAGTAATTGAAGTGGTTTTCCCAAATACAGAATCTGTGGAGAACAAAGAAGTGGAAACAACAT from Lathyrus oleraceus cultivar Zhongwan6 chromosome 7, CAAS_Psat_ZW6_1.0, whole genome shotgun sequence encodes the following:
- the LOC127106066 gene encoding uncharacterized protein LOC127106066; this translates as MGGCATKPKVAKDGEQPEPEQEYQLVKEDIVETKQEPLLQEQRAANLKNVDQVVDDDQANTRRSLSLLFNKENEDAQVTTENEKTKAEETAKPLEDAKSNEPTVKHESPKKEEKLYQESKVNEAAEKQEYAVVVDEVFSLQNQSTDPDKEIVKIQIPEVAKKTSEETIIIEPAKEIVVERIQNTNAAEDEGAKFSTENEKTKAEETVKQETFEDKQPLEDAKIIEPTVKHESPKKEEKLSQETKINEPVTKQESAVVTNEEKPTLQNQIIDSSTDVIVKTVTPEEAKINVPVVEETAVKQNQIAIPPEVTVIKTGTPEAEKVSAKTQSNELNEPIKQEKSSETIPIEAVVVSPLNEKVIEVVFPNTESVENKEVETTSSIGEKSHVDAVVEHTPKASDVGSDKVSLS